Genomic segment of Acidobacteriota bacterium:
CGAAGACAGAGCAGTCGAACACCGTGGAAGCGCAGCCGCGCCCGGAAGCTTCGCGCGGCAAGAATGAGGCGCGCCGTTTGCGCGTGCAGGGACGCATCCCCGCCGTGCTCTATGGCGCGAAGAAACAGACCATCGCGCTCGAAGTCGATCCCAAGGCCATCGGCCGCATCCTGCACTCGGAGAGCGGACACAACACCATCTTCGACCTGGTGGCGGGTGGCGAGAAGACCAAGGCGATGATCGTCGATTGGCAGTACGAGCCCATCAAGGGACATCTGCTGCACATCGACCTGAAGCGCATCGCGATGGACGAGCGTCTGCGCGTGAAGGTTCCCATCCTGTTGCAGGGCGTGCCCGAGGGCGTGAGGACGCAGGGCGGCATCCTGGAGCAGATCACGCGCGAGATCGAGATCGAGTGCTTGCCGGCGGATATCCCGAGCCACATCGAC
This window contains:
- a CDS encoding 50S ribosomal protein L25, yielding MATATQPNAKSKTEQSNTVEAQPRPEASRGKNEARRLRVQGRIPAVLYGAKKQTIALEVDPKAIGRILHSESGHNTIFDLVAGGEKTKAMIVDWQYEPIKGHLLHIDLKRIAMDERLRVKVPILLQGVPEGVRTQGGILEQITREIEIECLPADIPSHIDLDVTELVFTVVKRVSDLPHSDKIKFITDANTPVAHIVTVKEEVVATPDAVADAAAAPAEPEVIKKGKQETEEEGAEAAPEPAKEGKKEKKGKE